In a genomic window of Halobiforma lacisalsi AJ5:
- a CDS encoding DUF5781 family protein: protein MDLRVQGPGPTSPFLSARDLFETEHDLSLPVHVHLRDDPDERTWAGHYEDRHVLNISRQAASSAMARELALHEFAHMARYEQEHPSHTQSIEEVLFLALAGKSVERRKLAHCRQIANHMKDIYADDITLSVGPGEKLLAFLESSLATAVADRPDTPSRQGLRLSASADPEITAVNAAFALALAERHDLVDENHRLYDLARVAAMDAPGVNFEGFKRRFRELARDPDSSGYRQELVDATRDYVGGERLAAD, encoded by the coding sequence ATGGACCTCCGCGTTCAGGGGCCGGGCCCGACTTCACCGTTTCTCAGCGCCCGCGACCTCTTCGAGACCGAACACGATCTCTCGCTCCCCGTTCACGTCCACCTCCGGGACGACCCCGACGAACGAACGTGGGCGGGCCACTACGAGGACCGCCACGTCCTCAACATCTCGAGACAGGCTGCCTCGAGTGCGATGGCTCGGGAACTCGCGTTACACGAGTTCGCACACATGGCCAGATACGAGCAGGAACACCCCTCCCACACCCAGTCGATCGAGGAGGTACTCTTCCTCGCGCTGGCTGGAAAGAGCGTCGAACGGCGGAAACTCGCCCACTGCCGCCAGATCGCCAACCACATGAAAGACATCTACGCCGACGACATCACGCTCTCGGTCGGCCCCGGCGAGAAACTGCTCGCCTTCCTCGAGTCCAGCCTCGCGACGGCCGTCGCGGACCGACCGGACACGCCCTCCAGACAGGGGCTTCGGCTCTCGGCGAGCGCCGACCCGGAGATTACAGCCGTGAACGCAGCATTCGCGCTGGCGCTCGCGGAACGACACGATCTCGTCGACGAGAACCACCGACTGTACGACCTCGCGCGCGTCGCGGCGATGGACGCACCGGGAGTCAACTTCGAGGGGTTCAAGCGGCGGTTCCGGGAACTCGCGCGCGACCCCGACTCGAGCGGGTACCGGCAGGAACTCGTCGACGCGACCAGGGACTACGTCGGGGGCGAACGCCTCGCGGCGGACTGA
- a CDS encoding P-loop NTPase: protein MTGSSDAVDPFRSIELPDGSDPVSKGIVRRIRANDGTVTVEVAIDGLGDDLAERIVEQIRGAALAMPEADHVRIQPLRDPDTDIDLPTVDHVLAVASAKGGVGKTTVAVALARTLSARGLDVGLFDADIYGPNVPHLLEDVEGPVLTNENGQPVPLETDDGLQMLSPGVVGGDAPTARRGAIAYGAVENLLGQGAWDERDVLILDMPAGTDDVVGAALEHVPVDGAVFVTTPFDASVDDTHRTVDLFEENGVAPVAAVVNMNGFDCECCGERNRLFEDPVDLAVPAVHELPFDRDLQSNPGGEDAPEAVVDLAESVESFVDDVLEAVPEGALDLRGLPPASQARQLSDELAAAEDGGTVSAVVEDPTAVGETIRSDAPDLLAGTERKGLSTTGGLLELTRA, encoded by the coding sequence ATGACAGGGAGCTCAGACGCCGTCGACCCGTTCCGGTCCATCGAGCTACCCGACGGGAGCGATCCCGTTTCGAAGGGGATCGTTCGCCGGATACGGGCAAACGACGGCACGGTGACGGTCGAGGTCGCGATCGACGGACTCGGCGACGACCTCGCGGAACGGATCGTCGAGCAGATCCGTGGAGCGGCGCTTGCGATGCCGGAGGCCGATCACGTCCGGATCCAGCCGCTCCGGGATCCCGACACGGACATCGATCTGCCGACGGTCGATCACGTCCTCGCGGTCGCGAGCGCGAAAGGCGGCGTCGGCAAGACGACGGTCGCGGTCGCCCTCGCACGGACGCTTTCGGCCAGGGGACTCGACGTCGGGCTCTTCGACGCGGACATCTACGGGCCGAACGTCCCGCACCTGCTCGAGGACGTCGAGGGGCCGGTGTTGACCAACGAGAACGGCCAGCCGGTGCCTCTCGAGACCGACGACGGCCTGCAGATGCTCAGCCCGGGCGTGGTCGGCGGCGACGCGCCGACCGCTCGCCGTGGCGCGATCGCCTACGGCGCGGTCGAGAACCTGCTGGGCCAGGGGGCCTGGGACGAGCGAGACGTACTTATTCTCGATATGCCCGCGGGCACGGACGACGTCGTCGGCGCGGCCCTGGAACACGTCCCGGTCGACGGCGCGGTCTTCGTGACGACGCCGTTCGACGCCAGCGTCGACGACACTCATCGGACCGTCGACCTGTTCGAGGAGAACGGGGTCGCACCGGTCGCCGCTGTCGTGAACATGAACGGGTTCGACTGTGAGTGCTGCGGGGAGCGCAACCGGCTGTTCGAGGACCCCGTCGACCTGGCGGTGCCGGCGGTTCACGAACTCCCGTTCGACCGCGACCTCCAGTCGAACCCCGGCGGCGAGGACGCCCCCGAGGCCGTCGTGGACCTCGCGGAGAGCGTCGAGTCGTTCGTCGACGACGTGCTCGAAGCGGTCCCCGAGGGGGCGCTCGACCTCCGGGGGCTACCGCCGGCCAGCCAGGCACGGCAGTTGAGCGACGAACTGGCGGCTGCCGAGGACGGCGGTACCGTCAGCGCGGTCGTCGAGGACCCGACGGCGGTGGGCGAGACGATCCGCTCGGACGCCCCGGACCTGCTCGCCGGGACGGAACGGAAGGGGCTGAGTACCACTGGTGGGCTGCTCGAACTGACTCGAGCGTAG
- a CDS encoding 30S ribosomal protein S7, translating to MSAEDQPDPDAPAGGADVSAKLFGEWEIGEIEYGDPSTERYITVTPVAHTAGRHASKQFKKSQISIVERFINRLMQTEENTGKKQKTLNYVRDAFDIIHERTEENPVQVLVTAVENAAPREETVRLKYGGISVPKAVDVAPQRRVDQALKFLAEGVHSDSFKTTTPVEEAIASQLIGAANYDVQTYAVSQKEEKERVAAAAR from the coding sequence ATGTCGGCGGAAGACCAACCCGATCCGGACGCCCCCGCGGGCGGCGCGGACGTGTCGGCGAAACTGTTCGGCGAGTGGGAGATCGGCGAGATCGAGTACGGTGACCCCTCGACCGAGCGCTACATCACGGTGACGCCCGTCGCTCACACGGCCGGCCGTCACGCCAGCAAGCAGTTCAAGAAGTCCCAGATCTCCATCGTCGAGCGGTTCATCAACCGGCTGATGCAGACGGAGGAGAACACGGGCAAGAAGCAGAAGACGCTCAACTACGTCCGTGACGCGTTCGACATCATCCACGAGCGTACCGAGGAGAACCCGGTGCAGGTGCTCGTGACCGCCGTCGAGAACGCCGCTCCCCGGGAAGAGACCGTCCGCCTGAAGTACGGCGGTATTTCGGTCCCGAAGGCCGTCGACGTCGCCCCGCAGCGCCGGGTCGACCAGGCCCTGAAGTTCCTGGCCGAAGGCGTCCACAGCGACTCGTTCAAGACGACGACGCCCGTCGAGGAGGCCATCGCCAGCCAGCTCATCGGCGCGGCCAACTACGACGTCCAGACCTACGCAGTCAGCCAGAAAGAAGAGAAAGAGCGCGTCGCGGCGGCTGCCCGCTAA
- a CDS encoding FIST N-terminal domain-containing protein, translating into MEWVFSSSSAASAFRFGVLSVGIAAAVVGAGFLAGLPGLLGGGALIVVVGTVLGHWSSSRIDGTIERIETEARPGDAEAVGYEFDAMSDTADLGDAVEATLKENRRLRERTTELKDETDRLEARNERIEAQAADLEEAMGLCAAGRLAHRIEPDEDAPLDVAEEFNAMMDELEGTIRQLKDFVALVVTSSDELLAGTDEVTTASTEISDDIQEIADGSSVQSERLEAVNAEMDVLSSNIEEIASRSERVASLSAETVETGREGREAARTAIDGLEEIETGSTEAVEAIETLHEDVEAIDELVELIADIAHQTNMLALNANIEASRGSGGDDGEGFAVVASEVKDLASEVQSAAERIETRLERIQERTASATQTVTETEAMIADHTDSVEHALAALEEIAEYAEGTNDGVQEIHAAADQQAESTQQVVALVDETATISERTSGLAANVAASAEEQTSALSSVSDGAAELAENAAWLRDTLDMYKARAEVPGHERTLPESEGGDVAVAAADADVATATSTAGNELEGDGEPAARSGNADAADETAFEFTDVDDDGLSTQFASGVAVGDDGFAVGKEAATRAAEGLETDGRVDFGQVFCSPEYDYDAVLSGIRSVVGDDVELIGSSSSGEFTEETSTEGSVTVALVASDSIRFFSGIGTDLSAGVAAAVNEAVDGLPAAVEGYPHRSAIVLHDGLAGVGDQVAVATQRNLGHDVSFVGGSAGDDLAMEATHVFRNDTVASDAVVVGMLASTEPVTISVDHGHSPISEPMTVTNSEGGRVLELDGKPAFEAWREAVEPYLAERGREIDVEGLEDGSLELLGLLTEFEFGIEEGRGASDDGYKIRWPGLSLTTAGHLDFPVGVPEGTELRVMHSPKPEQIESARDTAREAVENAVASSSGIAGGFVYDCACRSIILEDEFGEAVDAMADELEVPFTGIETYGELCMERGQLSGFHNTTSVVMLLPE; encoded by the coding sequence ATGGAGTGGGTATTCAGTTCGTCGTCAGCAGCGTCCGCGTTCCGGTTCGGAGTACTATCGGTCGGCATCGCAGCCGCGGTCGTCGGTGCCGGGTTCCTGGCCGGGTTGCCGGGCCTGCTGGGCGGCGGCGCGCTGATCGTCGTCGTCGGAACGGTACTGGGTCACTGGTCGAGCAGTCGCATCGACGGCACGATCGAGCGGATCGAGACCGAAGCGAGGCCCGGTGACGCCGAGGCCGTCGGCTACGAGTTCGACGCGATGAGCGACACCGCGGACCTGGGCGACGCCGTCGAGGCGACGCTCAAGGAGAACCGCAGACTCCGCGAACGAACGACCGAGCTCAAGGACGAAACCGACCGTCTCGAGGCTCGAAACGAACGGATCGAGGCACAGGCAGCCGATCTCGAGGAAGCGATGGGGCTGTGTGCGGCCGGGCGGCTCGCCCACCGGATCGAACCCGACGAGGACGCCCCACTTGACGTTGCCGAGGAGTTCAACGCGATGATGGACGAACTCGAGGGAACGATCCGCCAGCTCAAGGACTTCGTGGCGCTCGTTGTCACCTCGAGCGACGAACTGCTGGCCGGCACGGACGAAGTGACCACGGCGAGTACGGAGATCAGCGACGACATCCAGGAGATCGCCGACGGCTCCTCGGTCCAGTCCGAGCGCCTCGAGGCAGTCAACGCCGAGATGGACGTCCTCTCGTCGAACATCGAGGAGATCGCGAGCCGCTCGGAACGCGTCGCATCGCTCTCGGCCGAGACCGTCGAGACCGGCCGGGAGGGACGGGAAGCAGCGCGGACGGCAATCGACGGCCTCGAGGAGATCGAGACGGGGTCGACCGAGGCCGTCGAAGCGATCGAGACGCTCCACGAGGACGTCGAGGCGATCGACGAACTCGTCGAACTGATCGCCGACATCGCCCACCAGACGAACATGCTGGCGTTGAACGCCAACATCGAGGCCTCCCGCGGGAGTGGCGGGGACGACGGCGAAGGGTTCGCGGTCGTCGCCTCGGAGGTCAAGGACCTCGCGAGCGAGGTCCAGTCGGCCGCCGAACGGATCGAGACTCGCCTCGAGCGGATCCAGGAACGGACCGCATCGGCGACGCAGACGGTCACCGAGACCGAGGCGATGATCGCGGACCACACCGACTCGGTCGAGCACGCGCTGGCCGCACTCGAGGAGATCGCCGAGTACGCCGAGGGGACCAACGACGGGGTCCAGGAGATCCACGCGGCCGCCGACCAGCAGGCCGAGTCGACCCAGCAGGTCGTCGCACTGGTCGACGAGACGGCGACGATCAGCGAACGGACGTCGGGGCTGGCCGCGAACGTCGCCGCCTCGGCCGAAGAACAGACGTCCGCGCTCTCGAGCGTCTCGGACGGCGCGGCCGAACTCGCGGAGAACGCGGCGTGGCTCCGGGATACGCTCGACATGTACAAAGCGCGCGCGGAGGTGCCGGGCCACGAGCGGACGCTTCCGGAGTCCGAGGGCGGCGACGTCGCGGTCGCAGCCGCGGATGCGGACGTGGCCACGGCGACGTCGACCGCCGGTAACGAACTCGAGGGTGACGGAGAACCGGCCGCTCGGTCGGGGAACGCCGACGCGGCCGACGAAACGGCGTTCGAGTTCACCGACGTCGACGACGACGGCCTGTCGACCCAGTTCGCCAGCGGCGTCGCCGTCGGCGACGACGGGTTCGCGGTCGGGAAGGAAGCCGCGACACGGGCGGCCGAAGGCCTCGAGACCGACGGTCGCGTCGACTTCGGGCAGGTGTTCTGTTCGCCGGAGTACGACTACGACGCGGTGCTTTCCGGGATCCGGTCGGTCGTCGGAGACGACGTCGAGCTGATCGGCTCCTCGTCGTCGGGTGAGTTCACCGAGGAAACCAGTACCGAGGGGAGCGTGACCGTCGCGCTCGTGGCCAGCGACTCGATCCGGTTTTTCAGCGGGATCGGGACCGACCTCTCGGCGGGCGTCGCGGCCGCGGTCAACGAGGCCGTCGACGGGCTGCCGGCCGCAGTCGAGGGATACCCCCACCGGTCGGCGATCGTCCTCCACGACGGGCTGGCGGGCGTCGGCGACCAGGTCGCGGTCGCGACCCAGCGCAACCTGGGCCACGACGTGAGCTTCGTCGGCGGCTCGGCCGGGGACGACCTGGCGATGGAGGCGACCCACGTCTTCCGGAACGACACGGTTGCCTCCGACGCGGTCGTCGTCGGCATGCTGGCGTCGACGGAGCCGGTGACGATCAGCGTCGATCACGGCCACTCGCCGATCTCCGAGCCGATGACAGTGACGAACTCGGAGGGCGGGCGCGTCCTCGAGCTCGACGGGAAACCGGCCTTCGAGGCCTGGCGCGAGGCCGTCGAACCGTACCTCGCCGAGCGCGGCCGCGAGATCGATGTCGAGGGCCTCGAGGACGGCAGCCTCGAGTTGCTCGGGCTGTTGACCGAGTTCGAGTTCGGCATCGAGGAGGGCCGGGGAGCCAGCGACGACGGCTACAAGATCCGCTGGCCGGGGCTGTCCCTGACGACGGCGGGGCACCTCGACTTTCCCGTCGGCGTCCCAGAGGGAACCGAGTTGCGAGTGATGCACAGCCCCAAACCCGAACAGATCGAATCCGCTCGAGACACCGCCCGCGAAGCCGTCGAGAACGCCGTGGCCAGCTCGAGCGGGATCGCCGGCGGATTCGTCTACGACTGTGCCTGCCGATCGATCATCCTCGAGGACGAGTTCGGCGAGGCCGTCGACGCGATGGCCGACGAACTCGAGGTACCCTTCACCGGAATCGAAACCTACGGCGAACTCTGTATGGAGCGCGGACAGTTGAGCGGTTTCCACAACACGACGTCGGTCGTCATGTTGCTGCCGGAGTGA
- a CDS encoding molybdopterin-dependent oxidoreductase, with amino-acid sequence MTDSEHEHDRRSLDEVRTDGGASISRRELLGGAGAAGIAGFAGCSRLFDDGQADQEPGDGETAFSNPLAEYPNREWEDHYRDVWDVDDTYYLACRPNDTHNCYLEANVKNGVVTRLGPSMNYGDAEDLYGNEASDRWDPRVCQKGLSMVERFYGERRVTSPMIRQGFKDWVDEGFPRDEDGSMPEEYAQRGEDSWYEASWDEAYEYAAAAFVEIADHYSGDEAQEMLLEQGYDERVVEEMQGVGTRTMKFRGGMPMLSTLGLFGEYRFANSMALLDHHVRGVSEDDALGAVGGDNYSFHTDLPPGHPMVTGQQTVDFDLANVEYADHIVMAGMNWICTKMADSHWLTEAKMRGAKVTGIYTDYNATASKCDELVIIRPATDTALFLGVSQQIIANGDYDEEFVRSNTDLPLLVRMDTGDHLRASDVFEDYDPADLEKTRVAPADEHPAPTTVDTDEQWITPEQREDWDDFVVYDTEAGGVTPVDREEVGDEFDVEAALEGSWELELADGETVEVRPVFDLISEYLEETWDAESTADVTGTEPEAVENLAEEFADNKEETLILTGMGPNQYFNGDLKDRAAFLLASLTSNIGTHSGNLGSYAGNYRAAMLNGIPHYHLEDPFDPELDPEADSTVDGRITMESMHFYSNLDKPLKIDGEYHMGDSHMNTPSKSFWVAGSNSILGNAKGSYKIIEDMLREGQIEAFFCNEWWWTMTCEYSDIVFPVDSWAEQKVHDVTASVTNPFLMVFPEADLDRIYDTRHDCQVYKGVAEKLAEEFDEPRFEQMWEFIDEDEYQAKPYLQRILDNSNMTKGYDVEDLLERARRGEPRLMMGTTYPSKVGTRQVEDDEPWYTRTGRLEFFREEETWTEVGENLPVHREAIDGTVYRPNVIVDDSDHPLIDPETPADLGWDDDKVDDPDARQVRNEVLSTDELLESNHPLQDVDPGFKYSYMTPKYRHGAHTFCNALPNIAVWWGPFGDRDREDERKPYFGEGFVEMNPEDAREEGFEDGDYVWVDPDPSDRPYPSADGDPEEYTRALMRVRYQPAMPRNVTRSWFNLNQTSHATAEATPDREGMAKNEETDYVSLYRRGGHQSMTRSWLRPTILTDEMNRKGLMGQSIGKGFAPDVHCANGAPRESFVKFEKEGDAGEDGEGLWRPAEMGLRPGYENETMEQYLDGEFTSTE; translated from the coding sequence ATGACTGACAGCGAGCACGAGCACGACCGTCGATCGCTCGACGAGGTTCGAACGGACGGTGGAGCATCGATCTCACGTCGGGAACTCCTGGGTGGTGCCGGTGCAGCCGGTATCGCCGGCTTCGCGGGCTGTTCTCGACTGTTCGACGACGGGCAGGCTGACCAAGAGCCCGGAGACGGAGAGACGGCCTTTTCCAACCCGCTCGCGGAGTATCCGAATCGCGAGTGGGAAGACCACTACCGCGACGTCTGGGACGTCGACGACACCTATTACCTGGCGTGTCGCCCCAACGACACCCACAACTGCTACCTCGAGGCGAACGTCAAGAACGGCGTCGTCACCCGGCTCGGCCCGTCGATGAACTACGGCGATGCCGAGGACCTGTACGGCAACGAGGCCTCGGATCGCTGGGATCCGCGGGTCTGTCAGAAGGGCCTGTCGATGGTCGAGCGGTTCTACGGCGAGCGCCGCGTGACCTCGCCGATGATCCGGCAGGGGTTCAAAGACTGGGTCGACGAGGGCTTCCCGCGCGACGAGGACGGCTCCATGCCCGAGGAGTACGCCCAGCGCGGCGAGGATAGCTGGTACGAGGCGTCCTGGGACGAAGCCTACGAGTACGCCGCGGCGGCGTTCGTCGAGATCGCCGACCACTACTCCGGCGACGAGGCCCAGGAGATGCTCTTGGAGCAGGGGTACGACGAACGCGTCGTCGAAGAGATGCAGGGTGTGGGCACGCGCACGATGAAGTTCCGCGGCGGGATGCCGATGCTGAGCACGCTCGGTCTCTTCGGCGAGTACCGGTTCGCCAACTCGATGGCGCTGCTGGACCACCACGTCCGGGGCGTCAGCGAGGACGACGCGCTGGGTGCCGTCGGCGGGGACAACTACTCGTTCCACACCGACCTGCCGCCGGGCCATCCGATGGTGACCGGCCAGCAGACGGTCGACTTCGACCTGGCGAACGTCGAGTACGCCGACCACATCGTGATGGCCGGGATGAACTGGATCTGCACGAAGATGGCCGACTCCCACTGGCTGACCGAGGCCAAGATGCGCGGGGCCAAGGTCACGGGCATCTACACCGACTACAACGCCACGGCCTCGAAGTGCGACGAACTGGTCATCATCCGCCCGGCGACCGACACGGCGCTGTTCCTCGGCGTTTCCCAGCAGATCATCGCAAACGGCGACTACGACGAGGAGTTCGTCCGGTCGAACACGGACCTCCCCCTGCTGGTCCGCATGGACACCGGCGATCACCTCCGGGCCAGCGACGTCTTCGAGGATTACGACCCCGCGGACCTCGAGAAGACGCGGGTCGCCCCGGCCGACGAACACCCGGCCCCGACGACCGTCGACACCGACGAGCAGTGGATCACGCCCGAACAGCGCGAGGACTGGGACGACTTCGTGGTCTACGATACCGAGGCCGGCGGCGTCACCCCGGTCGACCGCGAGGAGGTCGGCGACGAGTTCGACGTCGAGGCCGCCCTCGAGGGTAGCTGGGAACTCGAACTCGCCGACGGCGAGACCGTCGAGGTCCGTCCCGTCTTCGATCTGATCTCCGAGTACCTCGAGGAGACCTGGGACGCCGAGTCGACGGCCGACGTCACGGGAACCGAACCCGAGGCCGTCGAGAACCTCGCCGAGGAGTTCGCCGACAACAAAGAGGAGACGCTCATCCTCACCGGGATGGGGCCCAACCAGTACTTCAACGGCGACCTGAAGGACCGCGCCGCATTCCTGCTGGCTTCGCTGACCAGCAACATCGGGACCCACAGCGGCAACCTCGGTAGCTACGCGGGGAACTACCGCGCGGCCATGCTCAACGGGATTCCCCACTACCACCTCGAGGATCCGTTCGACCCCGAACTCGATCCCGAGGCCGACTCCACCGTCGACGGCCGCATCACGATGGAGTCGATGCACTTCTACTCGAACCTCGACAAGCCGCTGAAGATCGACGGGGAGTACCACATGGGCGACTCCCACATGAACACCCCCTCGAAATCGTTCTGGGTCGCCGGGTCGAACTCCATCCTCGGCAACGCCAAGGGCTCGTACAAGATCATCGAGGATATGCTCCGAGAGGGGCAGATCGAGGCGTTCTTCTGCAACGAGTGGTGGTGGACGATGACCTGCGAGTACAGCGACATCGTCTTCCCCGTCGACTCGTGGGCCGAACAGAAGGTCCACGACGTCACCGCTTCGGTCACGAACCCGTTCCTGATGGTGTTCCCCGAGGCCGACCTCGATCGCATCTACGACACCCGCCACGACTGTCAGGTCTACAAGGGCGTCGCCGAGAAGCTGGCCGAGGAGTTCGACGAACCCCGCTTCGAACAGATGTGGGAGTTCATCGACGAGGACGAGTACCAGGCCAAACCGTACCTCCAGCGCATCCTCGACAACTCCAACATGACGAAGGGGTACGACGTCGAGGATCTGCTCGAGCGCGCCCGACGCGGCGAGCCGCGGCTGATGATGGGGACGACCTATCCGTCGAAGGTCGGCACCCGCCAGGTCGAGGACGACGAGCCGTGGTACACGCGCACGGGTCGCCTCGAGTTCTTCCGCGAGGAGGAGACCTGGACCGAGGTCGGCGAGAACCTCCCGGTCCACCGGGAGGCCATCGACGGGACGGTCTACAGGCCGAACGTCATCGTCGACGACAGCGACCACCCGCTGATCGACCCCGAGACGCCCGCGGACCTGGGCTGGGACGACGACAAGGTCGACGACCCCGACGCCCGCCAGGTCCGCAACGAGGTGTTGAGCACCGACGAACTGCTCGAGTCGAACCACCCCTTACAGGACGTCGACCCGGGCTTCAAGTACTCCTACATGACGCCGAAGTACCGCCACGGGGCGCACACGTTCTGTAACGCCCTGCCGAACATCGCGGTCTGGTGGGGCCCCTTCGGGGACCGTGACCGCGAGGACGAGCGCAAGCCGTACTTCGGCGAGGGGTTCGTCGAGATGAACCCCGAGGACGCCCGGGAGGAGGGCTTCGAGGACGGCGACTACGTCTGGGTCGACCCCGACCCGAGCGACCGTCCCTACCCCAGCGCGGACGGCGACCCCGAGGAGTACACGCGCGCGCTGATGCGCGTGCGGTACCAGCCGGCGATGCCCCGCAACGTGACCCGTAGCTGGTTCAACCTCAACCAGACCAGTCACGCCACGGCGGAGGCGACGCCGGACCGCGAGGGGATGGCGAAAAACGAGGAGACCGACTACGTCTCGCTGTATCGACGCGGCGGCCACCAGAGCATGACCCGCTCGTGGCTCCGGCCGACCATCCTGACCGACGAGATGAACCGCAAGGGGCTGATGGGCCAGTCCATCGGGAAGGGGTTCGCCCCGGACGTCCACTGTGCCAACGGTGCGCCCCGCGAATCGTTCGTCAAGTTCGAGAAGGAAGGCGATGCCGGGGAGGACGGCGAAGGCCTCTGGCGACCCGCCGAAATGGGGCTGCGCCCCGGCTACGAGAACGAGACGATGGAGCAGTATCTCGACGGCGAATTCACATCAACGGAGTGA
- a CDS encoding 30S ribosomal protein S12, producing the protein MANGKYAARKLKKDRQEQRWSDSDYARRARGLREKSDPLEGAPQGRGIVLEKVGIEAKQPNSAIRKCVRVQLIKNGKQVTAFCPGDGAISFIDEHDEVTIAGIGGAKGRAMGDLSGVNYKVDKVNGVALKELVRGNAEKPVR; encoded by the coding sequence ATGGCAAACGGCAAGTACGCCGCGCGCAAGCTCAAGAAGGACCGCCAGGAGCAGCGGTGGTCCGACTCCGACTACGCGCGCCGCGCCCGTGGGCTTCGCGAGAAGTCCGACCCCCTCGAGGGCGCTCCGCAGGGTCGAGGTATCGTACTGGAAAAGGTCGGCATCGAAGCCAAACAGCCCAACTCGGCGATCCGAAAGTGCGTCCGGGTCCAGCTGATCAAGAACGGGAAACAGGTCACCGCGTTCTGTCCCGGTGACGGTGCGATCTCGTTCATCGACGAACACGACGAAGTCACCATCGCCGGTATCGGTGGGGCGAAGGGTCGTGCGATGGGCGACCTCTCCGGTGTCAACTACAAGGTCGACAAGGTCAACGGCGTCGCGCTGAAGGAACTCGTTCGCGGAAACGCGGAGAAACCGGTGCGATAA